The following proteins come from a genomic window of Triticum aestivum cultivar Chinese Spring chromosome 6A, IWGSC CS RefSeq v2.1, whole genome shotgun sequence:
- the LOC123127406 gene encoding 50S ribosomal protein L21, chloroplastic yields MATATLPLRLLPSRTPLLYTAAFLPASTSLSVTASAPRNWRIFAAAEEAPAPVEAEAEEVVEDAAVPEPVEVQLAAAGAGKDADIFAVVMIGSRQYIVMPGRYIYTQRLKDANVNDQIILNKVLLVSTRDKAYIGMPVVTNAAVHAIVEEQGLDDKVIVFKFKKKKKYQRKAGHRQPNTRLRITGISGYEEFPADPILQVPA; encoded by the exons ATGGCCACCGCCACGCTCCCTCTCCGCCTCCTCCCCTCGAGAACCCCACTCCTCTACACCGCCGCCTTCCTCCCTGCGAGCACCTCTCTCTCGGTCACCGCGTCCGCGCCCCGCAACTGGCGCATCTTCGCCGCCGCCGAGGAGGCGCCCGCTCCGGTGGAAGCCGAGGCAGAGGAGGTGGTAGAGGATGCCGCGGTTCCGGAGCCTGTTGAGGTGCAGCTGGCTGCTGCTGGCGCGGGGAAGGACGCCGACATCTTCGCCGTTGTCATG ATTGGGTCCAGACAATACATTGTGATGCCAGGTCGGTACATATACACACAGAGGCTGAAAGACGCCAATGTCAATGATCAG ATCATTTTGAACAAGGTACTACTGGTGTCAACTAGAGACAAAGCTTATATTGGCATGCCAGTGGTGACCAATGCTGCTGTTCATGCAATTGTTGAAGAACAG GGACTGGACGATAAAGTGATTGTTTTCaagttcaagaagaagaagaagtaccagAGGAAAGCTGGTCACAGACAG CCAAATACGAGGTTAAGAATTACCGGCATAAGTGGATATGAGGAATTCCCTGCTGATCCAATACTTCAAGTTCCAGCTTAA